CAGGCCTCGGGTCTCCCGGCTGCGGCGTCCCCGGTCAGCCGCGCCGCGGTCGAGCGGTGGATCGCCGAGCTCGCCCCCGGGGTGCGGGTCAAGGTCACCCCGCTGGTCAACCTCAACGACCACGACGCCGTCGACGAGCACGAAGCACCGGAGCACATCAAGGTCCGCGTCGACGAGCGTGACCACGTCTGCGTCTTCCCCTACTGCACCCGCCGCGTCCGAGCCGACCGCGACCACATCGAGCCCTACCTCGACCCCGACGAGGGCGGACCACCGGGCCAGACCTCCGACCTCAACCTCGCCAGGCTGTGCCGCTACCACCACCGCGTCAAGACACACGCGGGTTGGGCCTACCGGCGCCTCCCCTCCGAGCCCGGTGCCTACCAGTGGGTCTCGCCACTGGGCGACCACTTCCTCGTCGACGGCACCGGCACCACCCCCCTCACCTGACCCCGCTCGGTCGGGCGCACGGCCTCGCCCGTCTGGCCCTGCCTGCGTCCGCTTCCTGGACTGGCTGCCGAGCCACGGGGCTCGTGGGCTGCGTCGTCGGGCTCGAGGTCGCGCACTGAGCGCAGACCTCCACTGCCCGGCAAGTCGAAGCGGGCTCACAGCCGGCGTCCACCGCTGGTCAGGTGCTCGACAGGTTGGGCTGCGCACCCTTGCGGCATGACCCTCACCGAGGTCGTCGTGGTCTCCGGCAGCTACGGCGCCGGCCACGACGTCGCCGCCGACGCGATCGAGCACCAGCTCCGCCGCGCCGGCCACGCCGTACGCCGTCTGGACGTGGCCGAGGAGCTGCCCTGGCGGCTCGGCCACCTGCTGCGGTGGCTGTACTTCTCCCAGCTGCGCCTGGCGCCCGGCAGCTGGCGCTCCACCCTCGGCTCCCTCGAGCGCGACGGCCTCGCGCTGCGCGTCGTACGACGGCTGCTCAGTCTGCTCGGCGGCCACCTGGTCCGCGAGGTGGCGGGCGCGGGGCTGGTCGTCTCGACGCACCCCTTCGCCTCGCAGGCGCTGGGCGAGGCGCGGGCCCGTGGAGCGCTGGACGTGCCGGTCGTGACCTACCTGACCGATGCCTCCGTCCACCGGCTGTGGGTGCACCCTGCGGTCGACCTGCACCTGGCGATCCACGAGGTCGCCGCCGGCCAGGCCCGCGCGCTCGGCGGGACCGCGGCCGCGGTGCACCCCGCGGTGCCGGAGCCTTCTGGGGCGGTGCCGGACGAGGCCCTTCCCTGGCCCGCCGGCCGGCCGGCCGCCCTCGTCGTCGGCGGCTCGCTCGGCATCGGCGACCTGCACCGCAGCGCCCTCGACCTGCTCGCGACCGGGCTCGTGACCCCGGTGGTGGCCTGCGGGACCAACGACCGGCTGCGGGAGCAGGTCGCCGCCGAGCCCGGCGTGGTCGCGCTCGGCTGGCGCGACGACCTGCCGGCCCTCATGGCCGCGGCCGCCTGCGTGGTGCAGAACGCCGGCGGGATGAGCTCGCTGGAGTCCCTGACCGCTGGCACCCCCACGCTGACCTACCGGCCGATCGCGGGCCACGGGGAGAGCAACGCCGCGGCGCTCGACCGGGCCGGGCTCGTGCCGTGGGTCGCCGACACCGAGGCGTTGCGCAGTGCGCTCGGCCGCGTGCTCCTGACCCGGCGCTGCGCCGACCTGCCGTCGGCCCCGTCGGTCGTGGAGACCCTGGAGACCGTCGGCCTGCTGACCGGCGTCCCGACCCTGGTGGCCGCATGAGGTCGCTGCTGGGCACCGCCACGCTGGCCGCCCTCGCCGCCCCCGCGCTGCCCTCACCCGCCTCGTGGGGCCCGGTCCGCACCGCGCTGACCCCGGCCGTGTGCACGCCGGCGCTGTCCGGGTTGTCGGACCGGCCCCACGTCGCCCTGACCTTCGACGACGGCCCCGACCGCCGGTCGACCCCGCTGTTCCTCCGCACGCTCGACCGGCTCGGCGTGCGCGCCACGTTCTTCGTCCTCGGCCGGCACCTCGCCGACCACGGCCTCGTCGGCGAGATGGCGGCGGCCGGCCACGAGGTCGGCGTGCACGGCTGGGACCACCGTCCCGCCTCGCTGCACGGCCCGCGCCGCCTGCGTGACGACGTCGCCCGCACCCGCGACCTCGTCGAGGACGCGACCGGCCGGCCCGTGCAGTGGCACCGCCCGCCGTACGGCGTGATCACCGGCGCCTCGACCTGGGCCGCCGGACAGGCCGGGCTGCGCACCGTGCTGTGGTCGGCGTGGGGCCGCGACTGGGAGCGCCGGGCGACTCCGAGCACCGTCGTCGCGCTCGTGGAGCAGCAGCTCGAGCCCGGCGGCACCGTGCTGCTCCACGACTCCGACCGCACCTCGGCCCCCGGCTCGTGGCGCACGACGCTGCGCGCGGTCGAGCAGCTCGTGCCGCAGTGGCTCGACCGCGGCCTCGCCGTCGGGCCGCTCGCCGACCACTGGGGCGGCTACGACACCAGGAGGTCCTCGCTGTCGACGACGTCGGCATAGCTGCCGTCGATCGCGGCGAGGAACGCCGCGTGCACGTCGGCGCCCGGGACGGCGCGGCCACGGTGCTCGAGGCCGACAGCGGCGCAGGCGTCGCCGACGACCGTCACGGTGTGGCCGAGGTCCGAGGCGGCTCGCACGCTCGCGTCGATGCACAGGTTGGTCTGCATGCCGACCACCACGAGGTGGTCGACGTCGAGGTCGTCGAGCAGCTCGTCCAGGCCGGTGCCGAGGAACGCGTTGGGGCTGGCCTTCTGCACGACCGGCTCCCCCTCGATCGGGGCGACCAGCGGGTGGATCTCGACGCCCTCGGTGCCGCGGACGAAGAACGGCGCGTCCGGGGAGGCCATCACGTGCTGCACGTGCACGACCGGGAGGCCGGCCGCGCGGAAGCGACCGAGCACCTCCGCCGCGCGCTGCGCTGCGTCCTCCGGGTCCACAAGCGGGAACGCGCCGCCCGGGAAGTAGTCGTTCTGGATGTCGATGACCATCAGTCCGCTCGCCACTTCCAACGTATAGACGCCAGGGGGGCTTGAAACAAGGGCGGGGGGAGGGTCCAGACTCGCCCGCCATGACGTACGACGCGCAGGTGCTGGTGGTCGGAGCGGGCCCGACGGGGATGACCCTCGCCGCGGAACTGAGGTTCCAGGGGGTCCCGGTCACCGTCCTGGAGCGGGACCTCGAGCCGACCCCGCAGGTGCGGTCCCTCGGCCTGCACGCACGCACCCTGGAGGTGCTGGCGATGCGCGGCATCCTCCCGCGCTTCCTGGACCTCGGGACGACGTACCCCGTCGGCGGGGTGTTCGCCGGGGTCGGCGCCGGGCGCCCGCTCGAGCTCGCCGGCCGCCACGCGCACGTGCTCGGGATCCCGCAGACCACGACCGACCGGCTGCTCGAGGAGTGGGCCGTGGGTCTCGGCGCCGACCTGCGGCGAGGGGCCGAGGTGGTCGCGATCGCCCAGGACGACGCCGGGGTCGACGTCACGCTCGCCGACGGCTCGACCCTGCGGGCGGCGTACGTCGTGGGGTGCGACGGCGGGCGGAGCACCGTCCGTCGGCTGCTCGGCATCGGGTTCCCCGGCGAGCCCGCGCGGTCGGAGTGGCTGCTCACCGAGGCCGAGGTCGGGGTGACCCCCGAGGAGGTGACCGCCGCGATGGCGCAGGCGACCCCCGGGCGCGGCGGTGTGGGGCCCGCTCCGCACGCGCCGGGCACCTACCGCGTCGTCCTGCTGACCGACGAGGTCGCGCCGCGGGACGCGCCCCCGCCGACCCTCGACGACGTCAGGGCCCAGCTGCACAAGGCGATCGGCACCGACCTGGGTCTCCACTCGCCGCGGTTCGTCAGCCGGTTCGGGGACGCGACGCGGCTCGCCGAGCGCTACCGCTCGGGCCGCGTGCTGCTCGCCGGCGACGCCGCGCACATCCACCCCCCGGTCGGGGGGCAGGGCCAGAACCTCGGCATCCAGGACGCGGTCAACCTCGGGTGGAAGCTCGCCGCCGCACTGCGCGGCCACGACGTGCTCGACACCTACCAGGCCGAGCGTCGGCCGGTCGCCGCCGACGTCCTCGACACCACGCGGGTGCTGCGCGTGCTGATGTGGGGCGGGGCCGACGGCGCGGCCGTGCGGTCGCTGCTGACCGAGCTCACGGCGTACGACGGCGTGCACCGGCACCTGGTCGAGAAGGTCACGCGCACGGCCACGCGCTACGACCTCGGCGCCGAGGACCCGCTGGTGGGCCGGGCGCTGCCCGACCTCGAGGTGGGCGCGGGCACGCTGTTCGACCTGACCCACGAGGGCCGGTGGCTGCTGCTCGACCCGGCCGGCCGGCACGCGCCGGACCGCCACGGCGTCGACCACGTCGTCGCCGACTGCCCCGCGCTGCCCGCCCCCGCCGTGCTGCTGCGTCCGGACGGGCACGTCGCGTGGGCCGGCGACGGCGACCTGACCGAGATCCTCGACCGGTGGGTCGGTCGCGGCTAGCGTGTGGCGATGGACCTCTCGGACCTCACCGTCGTGCCACTCTCCCCCGACACGTGGGACGCCTTCGAGGCGCTCGTCGAGCGCCACAACGGCATCTTCAGTGGGTGCTGGTGCACCTGGTTCACCTCGCTCGAGCGGGACCCCGAGCGCACCTACGAGTCCAACCGCGAGCTCAAGCGCACGCTCGTCCACAAGGACCGCAACCACGCGGCGCTGGTGATGGACGGTGACGAGGCGGTCGCGTGGGCGGAGTACGGCCCGCCCTGCGAGCTGCCCAACATCCATCACCGCAAGCAGTACGACGAGACCAAGGACCGCGACCCCGACTGGCGGATCACCTGCATCTTCGTCGACCGCCGCTACCGCCGCTCCGGCGTCGCGAAGCTCGCGCTCCAGGGCGCGCTCGACCTGATCGCGGCCTCCGGGGGCGGGCTGGTCGAGGGCTACCCCCACGAGCGGCCGACCAAGAAGGTCTCCTCGTCGTTCCTCTACAACGGCACGCGGCCGATGTACGAGGCGGCGGGGTTCACCTTCGACCGGTCCAAGGGGCTCAAGAACACGGTCATGCGGCGTGAGGTCGCGCCCGCCGGCTGACGGAGCGGAGCCCCTGGTCACCACGTGGCGACGAGGGGCTCCTGCAGGCCGGACGGCTCGAGCAACGCCGTGTCCATCGAGCCGCTTGGGAGGTTCGTCCCGAGCACCGACGGCGTGTCCCCCCGGGGAGCCGACCATCCCAGCCCGAGAGGCTAGGGCGACCCCCGGGAGTGACGCATCCGTTCCCGATCGCGGGCTGGACCACCGGGGCCACGGGCGGGTGAGTGGCCCCGATCCTCAGTGGCCTCCCACCGCCTCACCGACCGCGAAGAACACCACCATGAGCAACGTCAGGCCACCCAGGCCGAGCACGGCGACCGACCGCTCGTGCCGGCGTACGACGGCCACCGCGGCGGTGAGCAGCGACGCGACGGCGAGGCCGACGATCACCGCGACCACCCCGATGCTCAGGGCCCGCCACGAGTCCGGGATCAGCAGGAAGACCGACCAGTACAGCGGGTAGAGCAGCACCGGCAGCAGGAGCCACACGGCCACCCGGCCCATCCGGGTCTCGGGGAGCACGTTCATCTCGACCTCCCTCCATGGGGTCAGCCGGCCACCACCAGCAGGACGACCAGGGCGACGAGGGCGGCCGCGAAGAGCGCCAGGCCGGCGCGTGCGCGGGCCTCGTGCCGGGCCGCCACGAAGGCGACCGGAGTGCCGAAGAAGCCCAGCGGGACGCCCAGCAGGCCGACGACCCTCACCCAGTCGGGCGGGTTGACGTCGGCGCTGAGGCTCACGAGGTAGGC
This genomic window from Nocardioides marmoribigeumensis contains:
- a CDS encoding MGDG synthase family glycosyltransferase, which encodes MTLTEVVVVSGSYGAGHDVAADAIEHQLRRAGHAVRRLDVAEELPWRLGHLLRWLYFSQLRLAPGSWRSTLGSLERDGLALRVVRRLLSLLGGHLVREVAGAGLVVSTHPFASQALGEARARGALDVPVVTYLTDASVHRLWVHPAVDLHLAIHEVAAGQARALGGTAAAVHPAVPEPSGAVPDEALPWPAGRPAALVVGGSLGIGDLHRSALDLLATGLVTPVVACGTNDRLREQVAAEPGVVALGWRDDLPALMAAAACVVQNAGGMSSLESLTAGTPTLTYRPIAGHGESNAAALDRAGLVPWVADTEALRSALGRVLLTRRCADLPSAPSVVETLETVGLLTGVPTLVAA
- a CDS encoding polysaccharide deacetylase family protein, whose protein sequence is MRSLLGTATLAALAAPALPSPASWGPVRTALTPAVCTPALSGLSDRPHVALTFDDGPDRRSTPLFLRTLDRLGVRATFFVLGRHLADHGLVGEMAAAGHEVGVHGWDHRPASLHGPRRLRDDVARTRDLVEDATGRPVQWHRPPYGVITGASTWAAGQAGLRTVLWSAWGRDWERRATPSTVVALVEQQLEPGGTVLLHDSDRTSAPGSWRTTLRAVEQLVPQWLDRGLAVGPLADHWGGYDTRRSSLSTTSA
- a CDS encoding cysteine hydrolase family protein gives rise to the protein MASGLMVIDIQNDYFPGGAFPLVDPEDAAQRAAEVLGRFRAAGLPVVHVQHVMASPDAPFFVRGTEGVEIHPLVAPIEGEPVVQKASPNAFLGTGLDELLDDLDVDHLVVVGMQTNLCIDASVRAASDLGHTVTVVGDACAAVGLEHRGRAVPGADVHAAFLAAIDGSYADVVDSEDLLVS
- a CDS encoding FAD-dependent monooxygenase — protein: MTYDAQVLVVGAGPTGMTLAAELRFQGVPVTVLERDLEPTPQVRSLGLHARTLEVLAMRGILPRFLDLGTTYPVGGVFAGVGAGRPLELAGRHAHVLGIPQTTTDRLLEEWAVGLGADLRRGAEVVAIAQDDAGVDVTLADGSTLRAAYVVGCDGGRSTVRRLLGIGFPGEPARSEWLLTEAEVGVTPEEVTAAMAQATPGRGGVGPAPHAPGTYRVVLLTDEVAPRDAPPPTLDDVRAQLHKAIGTDLGLHSPRFVSRFGDATRLAERYRSGRVLLAGDAAHIHPPVGGQGQNLGIQDAVNLGWKLAAALRGHDVLDTYQAERRPVAADVLDTTRVLRVLMWGGADGAAVRSLLTELTAYDGVHRHLVEKVTRTATRYDLGAEDPLVGRALPDLEVGAGTLFDLTHEGRWLLLDPAGRHAPDRHGVDHVVADCPALPAPAVLLRPDGHVAWAGDGDLTEILDRWVGRG
- a CDS encoding GNAT family N-acetyltransferase: MDLSDLTVVPLSPDTWDAFEALVERHNGIFSGCWCTWFTSLERDPERTYESNRELKRTLVHKDRNHAALVMDGDEAVAWAEYGPPCELPNIHHRKQYDETKDRDPDWRITCIFVDRRYRRSGVAKLALQGALDLIAASGGGLVEGYPHERPTKKVSSSFLYNGTRPMYEAAGFTFDRSKGLKNTVMRREVAPAG